From the genome of Fundulus heteroclitus isolate FHET01 chromosome 9, MU-UCD_Fhet_4.1, whole genome shotgun sequence, one region includes:
- the sele gene encoding E-selectin isoform X1 — translation MSASSLQLVFFCSMLCLWTSVEGWSYHYSDEVMDWESARKWCRTNYTDMVAIQNQEEIGHLKSSLPRKSGYYWIGIRKVNDVWTWVGTNKPLTAEASNWATNEPNNGQKGQLSGQPEDCVEMYIKRETDEGKWNDERCTKRKTALCYTAACKTDSCLHGECVETINSHVCKCNPGFYGNRCEQVVQCNKEEVIRPQKGGVECTHDYGNFSYDSLCHYSCEEGYKLSVSEPQRCLATGNWSMQSPKCELVQCQDLSAPARGSMNCSDPLGKFSYRSSCEFTCKEGYKLDESSSRTVKCESSGKWSAPKPSCVAVQCPSLQNPDNGYITCEDDANLSFSYGKSCSFRCVPGYRLVGPSTLTCTAAAEWSEQAPHCEAITCQNPGTGDHLILQCSKSLQSNSTCNFSCEPGYELQGEQSIQCLEDGKWSDAKPSCKAVQCSALKDPSNGFITCEDMRFSYSKSCSFKCAPGYRLVGPSTLTCTAAAEWSEQAPHCEAITCQNPGTGDHLILQCSKSLQSNSTCNFSCEPGYKLQGEQSIQCLEDGKWSDAKPSCKAIQCSVLKDPGNGFITCEDMRFSYSKSCSFKCAPGYRLVGPSTLTCTAAAEWSEQAPHCEAITCQNPGTGDHLILQCSKLLQSNSTCNFSCEPGYELQGEQSIQCLEDGKWSDAKPSCKAVQCSALKDPSNGFITCEDMRFSYSKSCSFKCAPGYRLVGPSTLTCTAAAEWSEQAPHCEAITCQNPVEGANMIADCSKPLTDLRPSSTCSFSCEPGFELLGANTTTCSQDGHWSEATPTCSAVRCLLLDAPENGHVNCSERQPVFNSQCSFTCNQDFSLDGHEILTCDRHGSWTGKKPTCQAPSASSTVVASGMAAGGTALASGMALTMWILKRMKQKASKFELNSSSDLEEPLQVYKNSVDSLI, via the exons ATGTCTGCCTCATCACTGCAGTTGGTCTTTTTTTGTTCAA TGCTGTGCCTGTGGACTAGTGTAGAGGGCTGGTCATACCACTACTCAGATGAGGTAATGGATTGGGAATCCGCTAGAAAATGGTGCAGGACAAATTACACAGACATGGTGGCAATCCAGAACCAAGAGGAGATTGGGCACCTGAAAAGCTCACTGCCGAGGAAAAGTGGCTACTACTGGATTGGAATCCGTAAAGTTAATGACGTCTGGACTTGGGTTGGGACCAACAAGCCACTGACAGCAGAGGCAAGCAACTGGGCAACAAATGAACCAAATAATGGCCAGAAGGGACAACTGTCCGGACAACCCGAGGATTGTGTTGAGATGTACATCAAGAGGGAAACAGACGAAGGAAAATGGAACGATGAGAGGTGCACAAAACGCAAGACTGCCTTGTGCTACACAG CTGCCTGTAAAACTGACTCATGCCTCCATGGTGAATGCGTGGAGACCATCAACAGCCACGTGTGTAAATGCAATCCAGGTTTTTATGGAAATAGGTGTGAGCAAG TTGTACAATGTAACAAAGAGGAAGTGATCAGACCCCAAAAAGGAGGTGTAGAGTGCACTCATGATTACGGGAACTTCTCCTATGACTCTTTGTGCCACTATTCCTGTGAGGAAGGATACAAGCTAAGTGTGTCTGAACCTCAAAGATGTCTTGCAACAGGGAACTGGTCAATGCAGTCTCCCAAATGTGAAT TGGTTCAGTGCCAAGACTTGTCTGCTCCTGCAAGAGGATCAATGAACTGCTCTGATCCCCTGGGAAAATTCAGTTATCGTTCCAGCTGTGAATTTACCTGTAAGGAGGGATACAAGCTGGATGAGTCTTCCTCCAGGACGGTGAAATGTGAATCATCAGGAAAGTGGAGCGCACCAAAGCCATCATGTGTCG CGGTTCAGTGCCCCTCCCTCCAGAATCCAGACAATGGTTATATTACCTGTGAAGATGATGCAAACCTGAGCTTTAGCTACGGAAAGTCCTGCAGCTTCCGATGTGTCCCTGGCTATCGCTTGGTGGGACCGAGCACGCTCACatgcacagcagcagctgaatgGAGTGAGCAGGCGCCGCACTGTGAAG cCATCACTTGCCAGAACCCTGGAACAGGAGATCACCTGATCCTACAGTGCAGCAAATCATTGCAATCCAACTCCACCTGCAACTTCAGCTGTGAACCAGGCTatgagctgcagggagagcAAAGCATTCAGTGTTTAGAAGATGGAAAGTGGAGTGATGCCAAGCCTTCCTGCAAAG CTGTCCAGTGTTCTGCTCTTAAGGATCCAAGCAATGGTTTCATTACTTGTGAAGACATGAGGTTCAGCTATTCCAAGTCCTGCAGCTTTAAATGCGCTCCTGGCTATCGGCTGGTGGGACCGAGCACGCTGACatgcacagcagcagctgaatgGAGTGAGCAGGCGCCACACTGTGAAG CCATCACTTGCCAGAACCCTGGAACAGGAGATCACCTGATCCTACAGTGCAGCAAATCATTGCAATCCAACTCCACCTGCAACTTCAGCTGTGAACCAGGCTATAAGCTGCAGGGAGAGCAAAGCATTCAGTGTTTAGAAGATGGAAAGTGGAGCGATGCCAAGCCTTCCTGCAAAG CTATCCAGTGTTCTGTTCTTAAGGATCCAGGAAATGGTTTCATTACTTGCGAAGACATGAGGTTCAGCTATTCCAAGTCCTGCAGCTTTAAATGCGCTCCTGGCTATCGGCTGGTGGGACCGAGCACGCTGACatgcacagcagcagctgaatgGAGTGAGCAGGCGCCACACTGTGAAG CCATCACTTGCCAGAACCCTGGAACAGGAGATCACCTGATCCTACAGTGCAGCAAATTATTGCAATCCAACTCCACCTGCAACTTCAGCTGTGAACCAGGCTatgagctgcagggagagcAAAGCATTCAGTGTTTAGAAGATGGAAAGTGGAGCGATGCCAAGCCTTCCTGCAAAG CTGTCCAGTGTTCTGCTCTTAAGGATCCAAGCAATGGTTTCATTACTTGCGAAGACATGAGGTTCAGCTATTCCAAGTCCTGCAGCTTTAAATGCGCTCCTGGCTATCGATTGGTGGGACCGAGCACGCTGACatgcacagcagcagctgaatgGAGTGAGCAGGCGCCGCACTGTGAAG CCATCACCTGTCAGAATCCAGTTGAGGGAGCTAACATGATTGCAGACTGCAGCAAACCTCTAACTGACCTGCGTCccagctccacctgcagctTCAGCTGTGAACCAGGCTTTGAGCTGCTGGGGGCAAACACCACTACTTGCAGTCAAGATGGACATTGGAGTGAGGCCACACCTACCTGCAGcg CTGTCAGATGCCTTCTTCTTGATGCTCCTGAAAACGGACATGTTAATTGCTCAGAGAGGCAGCCAGTTTTCAACTCTCAGTGCTCCTTCACATGCAATCAGGATTTCTCATTAGATGGACATGAGATACTGACCTGTGATCGCCATGGCAGCTGGACTGGAAAGAAACCCACTTGTCAAG CTCCTTCAGCTTCTTCCACTGTCGTTGCCAGTGGTATGGCAGCAGGGGGCACTGCCTTAGCATCCGGTATGGCTTTGACCATGTGGATTTTGAAAAGAATGAAGCAGAAAGCCTCTAAGTTTGAGCTGAACAG CAGCTCTGACTTGGAGGAGCCGCTTCAGGTCTACAAAAACAGCGTTGACAGCCTTATCTAA
- the sele gene encoding E-selectin isoform X3 gives MSASSLQLVFFCSMLCLWTSVEGWSYHYSDEVMDWESARKWCRTNYTDMVAIQNQEEIGHLKSSLPRKSGYYWIGIRKVNDVWTWVGTNKPLTAEASNWATNEPNNGQKGQLSGQPEDCVEMYIKRETDEGKWNDERCTKRKTALCYTAACKTDSCLHGECVETINSHVCKCNPGFYGNRCEQVVQCNKEEVIRPQKGGVECTHDYGNFSYDSLCHYSCEEGYKLSVSEPQRCLATGNWSMQSPKCELVQCQDLSAPARGSMNCSDPLGKFSYRSSCEFTCKEGYKLDESSSRTVKCESSGKWSAPKPSCVAVQCPSLQNPDNGYITCEDDANLSFSYGKSCSFKCAPGYRLVGPSTLTCTAAAEWSEQAPHCEAITCQNPGTGDHLILQCSKSLQSNSTCNFSCEPGYKLQGEQSIQCLEDGKWSDAKPSCKAIQCSVLKDPGNGFITCEDMRFSYSKSCSFKCAPGYRLVGPSTLTCTAAAEWSEQAPHCEAITCQNPGTGDHLILQCSKLLQSNSTCNFSCEPGYELQGEQSIQCLEDGKWSDAKPSCKAVQCSALKDPSNGFITCEDMRFSYSKSCSFKCAPGYRLVGPSTLTCTAAAEWSEQAPHCEAITCQNPVEGANMIADCSKPLTDLRPSSTCSFSCEPGFELLGANTTTCSQDGHWSEATPTCSAVRCLLLDAPENGHVNCSERQPVFNSQCSFTCNQDFSLDGHEILTCDRHGSWTGKKPTCQAPSASSTVVASGMAAGGTALASGMALTMWILKRMKQKASKFELNSSSDLEEPLQVYKNSVDSLI, from the exons ATGTCTGCCTCATCACTGCAGTTGGTCTTTTTTTGTTCAA TGCTGTGCCTGTGGACTAGTGTAGAGGGCTGGTCATACCACTACTCAGATGAGGTAATGGATTGGGAATCCGCTAGAAAATGGTGCAGGACAAATTACACAGACATGGTGGCAATCCAGAACCAAGAGGAGATTGGGCACCTGAAAAGCTCACTGCCGAGGAAAAGTGGCTACTACTGGATTGGAATCCGTAAAGTTAATGACGTCTGGACTTGGGTTGGGACCAACAAGCCACTGACAGCAGAGGCAAGCAACTGGGCAACAAATGAACCAAATAATGGCCAGAAGGGACAACTGTCCGGACAACCCGAGGATTGTGTTGAGATGTACATCAAGAGGGAAACAGACGAAGGAAAATGGAACGATGAGAGGTGCACAAAACGCAAGACTGCCTTGTGCTACACAG CTGCCTGTAAAACTGACTCATGCCTCCATGGTGAATGCGTGGAGACCATCAACAGCCACGTGTGTAAATGCAATCCAGGTTTTTATGGAAATAGGTGTGAGCAAG TTGTACAATGTAACAAAGAGGAAGTGATCAGACCCCAAAAAGGAGGTGTAGAGTGCACTCATGATTACGGGAACTTCTCCTATGACTCTTTGTGCCACTATTCCTGTGAGGAAGGATACAAGCTAAGTGTGTCTGAACCTCAAAGATGTCTTGCAACAGGGAACTGGTCAATGCAGTCTCCCAAATGTGAAT TGGTTCAGTGCCAAGACTTGTCTGCTCCTGCAAGAGGATCAATGAACTGCTCTGATCCCCTGGGAAAATTCAGTTATCGTTCCAGCTGTGAATTTACCTGTAAGGAGGGATACAAGCTGGATGAGTCTTCCTCCAGGACGGTGAAATGTGAATCATCAGGAAAGTGGAGCGCACCAAAGCCATCATGTGTCG CGGTTCAGTGCCCCTCCCTCCAGAATCCAGACAATGGTTATATTACCTGTGAAGATGATGCAAACCTGAGCTTTAGCTACGGAAA GTCCTGCAGCTTTAAATGCGCTCCTGGCTATCGGCTGGTGGGACCGAGCACGCTGACatgcacagcagcagctgaatgGAGTGAGCAGGCGCCACACTGTGAAG CCATCACTTGCCAGAACCCTGGAACAGGAGATCACCTGATCCTACAGTGCAGCAAATCATTGCAATCCAACTCCACCTGCAACTTCAGCTGTGAACCAGGCTATAAGCTGCAGGGAGAGCAAAGCATTCAGTGTTTAGAAGATGGAAAGTGGAGCGATGCCAAGCCTTCCTGCAAAG CTATCCAGTGTTCTGTTCTTAAGGATCCAGGAAATGGTTTCATTACTTGCGAAGACATGAGGTTCAGCTATTCCAAGTCCTGCAGCTTTAAATGCGCTCCTGGCTATCGGCTGGTGGGACCGAGCACGCTGACatgcacagcagcagctgaatgGAGTGAGCAGGCGCCACACTGTGAAG CCATCACTTGCCAGAACCCTGGAACAGGAGATCACCTGATCCTACAGTGCAGCAAATTATTGCAATCCAACTCCACCTGCAACTTCAGCTGTGAACCAGGCTatgagctgcagggagagcAAAGCATTCAGTGTTTAGAAGATGGAAAGTGGAGCGATGCCAAGCCTTCCTGCAAAG CTGTCCAGTGTTCTGCTCTTAAGGATCCAAGCAATGGTTTCATTACTTGCGAAGACATGAGGTTCAGCTATTCCAAGTCCTGCAGCTTTAAATGCGCTCCTGGCTATCGATTGGTGGGACCGAGCACGCTGACatgcacagcagcagctgaatgGAGTGAGCAGGCGCCGCACTGTGAAG CCATCACCTGTCAGAATCCAGTTGAGGGAGCTAACATGATTGCAGACTGCAGCAAACCTCTAACTGACCTGCGTCccagctccacctgcagctTCAGCTGTGAACCAGGCTTTGAGCTGCTGGGGGCAAACACCACTACTTGCAGTCAAGATGGACATTGGAGTGAGGCCACACCTACCTGCAGcg CTGTCAGATGCCTTCTTCTTGATGCTCCTGAAAACGGACATGTTAATTGCTCAGAGAGGCAGCCAGTTTTCAACTCTCAGTGCTCCTTCACATGCAATCAGGATTTCTCATTAGATGGACATGAGATACTGACCTGTGATCGCCATGGCAGCTGGACTGGAAAGAAACCCACTTGTCAAG CTCCTTCAGCTTCTTCCACTGTCGTTGCCAGTGGTATGGCAGCAGGGGGCACTGCCTTAGCATCCGGTATGGCTTTGACCATGTGGATTTTGAAAAGAATGAAGCAGAAAGCCTCTAAGTTTGAGCTGAACAG CAGCTCTGACTTGGAGGAGCCGCTTCAGGTCTACAAAAACAGCGTTGACAGCCTTATCTAA
- the sele gene encoding E-selectin isoform X2, which produces MSASSLQLVFFCSMLCLWTSVEGWSYHYSDEVMDWESARKWCRTNYTDMVAIQNQEEIGHLKSSLPRKSGYYWIGIRKVNDVWTWVGTNKPLTAEASNWATNEPNNGQKGQLSGQPEDCVEMYIKRETDEGKWNDERCTKRKTALCYTAACKTDSCLHGECVETINSHVCKCNPGFYGNRCEQVVQCNKEEVIRPQKGGVECTHDYGNFSYDSLCHYSCEEGYKLSVSEPQRCLATGNWSMQSPKCELVQCQDLSAPARGSMNCSDPLGKFSYRSSCEFTCKEGYKLDESSSRTVKCESSGKWSAPKPSCVAVQCPSLQNPDNGYITCEDDANLSFSYGKSCSFRCVPGYRLVGPSTLTCTAAAEWSEQAPHCEAITCQNPGTGDHLILQCSKSLQSNSTCNFSCEPGYELQGEQSIQCLEDGKWSDAKPSCKAVQCSALKDPSNGFITCEDMRFSYSKSCSFKCAPGYRLVGPSTLTCTAAAEWSEQAPHCEAITCQNPGTGDHLILQCSKSLQSNSTCNFSCEPGYKLQGEQSIQCLEDGKWSDAKPSCKAIQCSVLKDPGNGFITCEDMRFSYSKSCSFKCAPGYRLVGPSTLTCTAAAEWSEQAPHCEAITCQNPGTGDHLILQCSKLLQSNSTCNFSCEPGYELQGEQSIQCLEDGKWSDAKPSCKAVQCSALKDPSNGFITCEDMRFSYSKSCSFKCAPGYRLVGPSTLTCTAAAEWSEQAPHCEAITCQNPVEGANMIADCSKPLTDLRPSSTCSFSCEPGFELLGANTTTCSQDGHWSEATPTCSAVRCLLLDAPENGHVNCSERQPVFNSQCSFTCNQDFSLDGHEILTCDRHGSWTGKKPTCQAPSASSTVVASGMAAGGTALASGMALTMWILKRMKQKASKFELNSSDLEEPLQVYKNSVDSLI; this is translated from the exons ATGTCTGCCTCATCACTGCAGTTGGTCTTTTTTTGTTCAA TGCTGTGCCTGTGGACTAGTGTAGAGGGCTGGTCATACCACTACTCAGATGAGGTAATGGATTGGGAATCCGCTAGAAAATGGTGCAGGACAAATTACACAGACATGGTGGCAATCCAGAACCAAGAGGAGATTGGGCACCTGAAAAGCTCACTGCCGAGGAAAAGTGGCTACTACTGGATTGGAATCCGTAAAGTTAATGACGTCTGGACTTGGGTTGGGACCAACAAGCCACTGACAGCAGAGGCAAGCAACTGGGCAACAAATGAACCAAATAATGGCCAGAAGGGACAACTGTCCGGACAACCCGAGGATTGTGTTGAGATGTACATCAAGAGGGAAACAGACGAAGGAAAATGGAACGATGAGAGGTGCACAAAACGCAAGACTGCCTTGTGCTACACAG CTGCCTGTAAAACTGACTCATGCCTCCATGGTGAATGCGTGGAGACCATCAACAGCCACGTGTGTAAATGCAATCCAGGTTTTTATGGAAATAGGTGTGAGCAAG TTGTACAATGTAACAAAGAGGAAGTGATCAGACCCCAAAAAGGAGGTGTAGAGTGCACTCATGATTACGGGAACTTCTCCTATGACTCTTTGTGCCACTATTCCTGTGAGGAAGGATACAAGCTAAGTGTGTCTGAACCTCAAAGATGTCTTGCAACAGGGAACTGGTCAATGCAGTCTCCCAAATGTGAAT TGGTTCAGTGCCAAGACTTGTCTGCTCCTGCAAGAGGATCAATGAACTGCTCTGATCCCCTGGGAAAATTCAGTTATCGTTCCAGCTGTGAATTTACCTGTAAGGAGGGATACAAGCTGGATGAGTCTTCCTCCAGGACGGTGAAATGTGAATCATCAGGAAAGTGGAGCGCACCAAAGCCATCATGTGTCG CGGTTCAGTGCCCCTCCCTCCAGAATCCAGACAATGGTTATATTACCTGTGAAGATGATGCAAACCTGAGCTTTAGCTACGGAAAGTCCTGCAGCTTCCGATGTGTCCCTGGCTATCGCTTGGTGGGACCGAGCACGCTCACatgcacagcagcagctgaatgGAGTGAGCAGGCGCCGCACTGTGAAG cCATCACTTGCCAGAACCCTGGAACAGGAGATCACCTGATCCTACAGTGCAGCAAATCATTGCAATCCAACTCCACCTGCAACTTCAGCTGTGAACCAGGCTatgagctgcagggagagcAAAGCATTCAGTGTTTAGAAGATGGAAAGTGGAGTGATGCCAAGCCTTCCTGCAAAG CTGTCCAGTGTTCTGCTCTTAAGGATCCAAGCAATGGTTTCATTACTTGTGAAGACATGAGGTTCAGCTATTCCAAGTCCTGCAGCTTTAAATGCGCTCCTGGCTATCGGCTGGTGGGACCGAGCACGCTGACatgcacagcagcagctgaatgGAGTGAGCAGGCGCCACACTGTGAAG CCATCACTTGCCAGAACCCTGGAACAGGAGATCACCTGATCCTACAGTGCAGCAAATCATTGCAATCCAACTCCACCTGCAACTTCAGCTGTGAACCAGGCTATAAGCTGCAGGGAGAGCAAAGCATTCAGTGTTTAGAAGATGGAAAGTGGAGCGATGCCAAGCCTTCCTGCAAAG CTATCCAGTGTTCTGTTCTTAAGGATCCAGGAAATGGTTTCATTACTTGCGAAGACATGAGGTTCAGCTATTCCAAGTCCTGCAGCTTTAAATGCGCTCCTGGCTATCGGCTGGTGGGACCGAGCACGCTGACatgcacagcagcagctgaatgGAGTGAGCAGGCGCCACACTGTGAAG CCATCACTTGCCAGAACCCTGGAACAGGAGATCACCTGATCCTACAGTGCAGCAAATTATTGCAATCCAACTCCACCTGCAACTTCAGCTGTGAACCAGGCTatgagctgcagggagagcAAAGCATTCAGTGTTTAGAAGATGGAAAGTGGAGCGATGCCAAGCCTTCCTGCAAAG CTGTCCAGTGTTCTGCTCTTAAGGATCCAAGCAATGGTTTCATTACTTGCGAAGACATGAGGTTCAGCTATTCCAAGTCCTGCAGCTTTAAATGCGCTCCTGGCTATCGATTGGTGGGACCGAGCACGCTGACatgcacagcagcagctgaatgGAGTGAGCAGGCGCCGCACTGTGAAG CCATCACCTGTCAGAATCCAGTTGAGGGAGCTAACATGATTGCAGACTGCAGCAAACCTCTAACTGACCTGCGTCccagctccacctgcagctTCAGCTGTGAACCAGGCTTTGAGCTGCTGGGGGCAAACACCACTACTTGCAGTCAAGATGGACATTGGAGTGAGGCCACACCTACCTGCAGcg CTGTCAGATGCCTTCTTCTTGATGCTCCTGAAAACGGACATGTTAATTGCTCAGAGAGGCAGCCAGTTTTCAACTCTCAGTGCTCCTTCACATGCAATCAGGATTTCTCATTAGATGGACATGAGATACTGACCTGTGATCGCCATGGCAGCTGGACTGGAAAGAAACCCACTTGTCAAG CTCCTTCAGCTTCTTCCACTGTCGTTGCCAGTGGTATGGCAGCAGGGGGCACTGCCTTAGCATCCGGTATGGCTTTGACCATGTGGATTTTGAAAAGAATGAAGCAGAAAGCCTCTAAGTTTGAGCTGAACAG CTCTGACTTGGAGGAGCCGCTTCAGGTCTACAAAAACAGCGTTGACAGCCTTATCTAA